In one Campylobacter insulaenigrae NCTC 12927 genomic region, the following are encoded:
- the mnmC gene encoding bifunctional tRNA (5-methylaminomethyl-2-thiouridine)(34)-methyltransferase MnmD/FAD-dependent 5-carboxymethylaminomethyl-2-thiouridine(34) oxidoreductase MnmC, giving the protein MNYANIIIKEDSVFSLDFEDYYFNSKDGINESSYVYTNAFEFNKEQIIVSELGFGIGLNFFLTLKRFLAEKKSNQRLFYVSFENFYISKEQLRDIYKKLNFYDEFKNELELFLKYYPPCKNGIYRFYFDGCFLDLVFGDIKETLQQVNFEANVWYLDGFAPSKNYDMFKEDTIYHVARNSAIKARILTFSAASSLRKTLQKYNFSVYKVKGFKKREMIQAIFDGYEYEDMHAYFHTPSLKRKVKNVAIIGAGIAGASLAYELSLRNCCIDIFEKENDVAKGASGNISGILSSLILKPQVLLGEFSQYSFLEASRFYQQNLNLKPQGVYEFAHNDLMQERFDSQKDNILFDVEHNRAFLKDGICVKPQEIVKTMISKSKAKVFLQYEFEDYCYENNQFTLKFKNINHCKKYDVLIYAQGANAKDFVDYSYMQLSRVRGQCTHLKPFLNTQYALSSKAYICPMNEHVNMQLIGASYDRLNQNSEISIKDNIQNLNNIQEFIDHNTRLEIVGAKVGFRSYSSDRFAIIGQIYDEKFYLQHYKALLWHKNKKQIQPEVFLPLYLSIAHGSRAFASAIIASRLICSLIFSEPQIEKRFLHALHPARFLIRKLKKGLI; this is encoded by the coding sequence ATGAATTATGCAAACATCATAATTAAAGAAGATTCTGTTTTTTCTTTGGATTTTGAAGATTATTATTTTAATTCTAAAGATGGAATAAATGAAAGTTCTTATGTTTATACTAATGCTTTTGAATTCAATAAAGAACAGATTATTGTTTCAGAGTTGGGATTTGGTATAGGCTTAAATTTTTTTCTTACCTTAAAACGTTTTTTAGCTGAAAAAAAGTCAAATCAGCGACTTTTTTATGTAAGTTTTGAGAATTTTTATATAAGTAAAGAACAATTAAGAGATATTTATAAAAAATTAAATTTCTATGATGAATTTAAAAACGAATTAGAACTATTTTTGAAATATTATCCACCTTGTAAAAATGGTATTTATAGATTTTATTTTGATGGGTGTTTTTTAGATTTAGTTTTTGGTGATATTAAAGAAACTTTGCAACAAGTAAATTTTGAAGCAAATGTATGGTATTTAGATGGTTTTGCTCCATCTAAAAATTATGATATGTTTAAAGAAGATACTATTTATCATGTAGCAAGAAATTCTGCAATTAAAGCAAGAATTTTAACTTTTTCTGCTGCTAGTTCACTAAGAAAAACCTTGCAAAAATATAATTTTAGTGTTTATAAGGTTAAAGGCTTTAAAAAAAGAGAGATGATTCAAGCTATATTTGATGGTTATGAATATGAGGATATGCATGCTTATTTTCATACTCCCTCTTTAAAAAGAAAAGTTAAAAATGTAGCAATTATAGGTGCTGGTATAGCTGGTGCTAGTTTAGCATATGAATTATCCTTAAGAAACTGCTGTATTGATATTTTTGAAAAAGAAAACGATGTTGCTAAAGGAGCTTCTGGTAATATTAGTGGTATATTAAGTTCATTAATTTTAAAGCCACAAGTTTTATTAGGGGAATTTTCTCAATATTCTTTTTTGGAGGCGAGTAGGTTTTATCAACAAAATTTAAATTTAAAGCCTCAAGGAGTATATGAATTTGCACATAATGATTTAATGCAAGAGCGTTTTGATTCTCAAAAGGATAATATTTTATTTGATGTTGAACACAATAGAGCTTTTTTAAAAGATGGTATATGTGTTAAACCACAAGAAATCGTAAAAACGATGATATCTAAAAGTAAAGCAAAAGTTTTTTTACAATATGAATTTGAAGATTATTGTTATGAAAATAATCAATTCACATTAAAATTTAAAAACATAAATCATTGTAAAAAATATGATGTTTTAATTTATGCTCAAGGTGCAAATGCTAAAGATTTTGTTGATTATTCTTATATGCAACTTAGCCGAGTAAGGGGTCAATGTACCCATTTGAAACCTTTTTTAAATACTCAGTATGCACTTTCATCTAAAGCATATATATGTCCTATGAATGAACATGTAAATATGCAATTAATTGGTGCAAGTTATGATAGATTAAATCAAAACTCTGAAATTTCAATAAAAGATAATATTCAAAATTTAAATAATATCCAAGAATTTATCGATCATAATACTAGATTAGAGATTGTTGGTGCTAAAGTTGGTTTTAGATCTTATTCTAGTGATAGATTTGCCATAATTGGACAAATTTACGATGAGAAATTTTATTTACAGCATTATAAAGCGTTATTATGGCATAAAAATAAAAAACAAATTCAGCCAGAAGTATTTTTACCACTATACTTATCTATAGCCCATGGTTCAAGAGCTTTTGCGAGTGCGATTATTGCTTCGAGGTTAATTTGCTCTTTGATTTTTAGTGAACCACAAATAGAAAAAAGGTTTTTGCATGCTTTGCATCCTGCTAGATTTTTAATTAGAAAACTAAAAAAAGGATTGATTTGA
- a CDS encoding inverse autotransporter beta-barrel domain-containing protein: MKIKFMILAFCKLCFGASLEESLNIDTNVSVKKESNKEVSKQVFFSKPKEYHQEQGVDFDTFATNSLASVLNLSSSDQTQASVDFNALNVNIKNINSLIDYDNAVLLFEKQLRVNQNEQAYSAGFINRYTFDQFNFGFNFFNDQYSELNAKKSIGTEFQFSKIFKAYANHYSVSDHESDNSTELGVVFDLPYVNMVNVNTNIKETQKQYNIIYSPLSIIDLSLNYQDEKIAKDQTAMWIKFKFSYEKDFMQQIYQSWYNQNGISKFNKYDFATRNY, from the coding sequence ATGAAAATAAAATTTATGATTTTAGCTTTTTGTAAACTTTGTTTTGGTGCAAGTTTAGAGGAAAGTTTAAATATTGATACTAATGTTAGTGTAAAGAAGGAATCAAATAAAGAAGTATCTAAGCAAGTATTTTTTTCCAAGCCAAAGGAATATCATCAAGAACAAGGTGTCGATTTTGATACTTTTGCTACTAATTCTTTAGCCTCTGTTTTAAATTTAAGTTCATCAGATCAAACACAGGCAAGTGTTGATTTTAATGCACTTAATGTAAATATTAAAAACATTAATTCTTTGATTGATTATGATAATGCTGTTTTGCTTTTTGAAAAACAATTAAGAGTTAATCAAAACGAACAAGCTTATTCAGCAGGTTTTATTAATCGCTACACCTTTGATCAGTTTAATTTTGGTTTTAATTTTTTTAATGATCAATATAGCGAACTTAATGCAAAAAAAAGCATTGGTACAGAATTTCAATTTAGTAAAATATTTAAAGCTTATGCTAATCATTATAGTGTATCTGATCATGAAAGTGATAATAGTACAGAATTAGGAGTTGTTTTTGATTTACCTTATGTAAATATGGTTAATGTTAATACAAATATCAAAGAAACTCAAAAACAATATAATATTATTTATTCTCCTCTTTCAATTATAGATCTTTCTCTTAATTATCAAGATGAAAAAATAGCAAAAGATCAAACTGCTATGTGGATAAAATTTAAATTTAGTTATGAAAAAGATTTTATGCAACAAATATATCAAAGCTGGTATAATCAAAATGGAATTTCTAAATTTAATAAATATGATTTTGCAACAAGAAATTATTAA
- the rseP gene encoding RIP metalloprotease RseP — MKSYIFLFIILAIGLKFYSFSFLITLFILSFLIFFHELGHFLAARHMKVDVEIFSIGFGKAIYSKFYKNTEYRISALPFGGYVKLKGQDDLNPANQDFKQHNYSTLKPLQKIYILFAGPFFNFFLAFLLYIVIAFLGVQKIAPIIGHIAPNSAASKANLQINDKILAINGIKIQNFEEISKLISLNKTTLTIERNGYIFNTQLTPQMDEGYNEFYQKIQKPLIGIAPKNEFVTIYHQGLSSIKYAYNESLDASLLIFKGLAKIISGELDPKNMGGIITMVDITSKATHSGIVVLFLITALISINLGVLNLLPIPALDGGHILFNLYELIFRKEVPRICFEYLNYIGMALLLTLMIFVTYNDIMRFKN, encoded by the coding sequence TTGAAATCATATATTTTTTTGTTTATTATTCTTGCAATTGGATTAAAATTTTATTCATTTAGTTTTTTAATCACACTTTTTATTTTATCTTTTCTAATTTTTTTTCACGAATTGGGACATTTTTTAGCAGCAAGACATATGAAAGTTGATGTAGAAATTTTTAGTATAGGTTTTGGAAAAGCGATTTACTCTAAATTTTACAAAAATACTGAATATCGCATTTCAGCTTTACCATTTGGAGGATATGTAAAATTGAAAGGTCAAGATGACCTTAACCCTGCTAATCAAGATTTCAAACAGCATAACTACAGCACTTTAAAACCTTTACAAAAAATATATATATTATTTGCTGGACCTTTTTTTAATTTTTTTCTAGCATTTTTATTATATATTGTTATTGCTTTTTTAGGAGTACAAAAGATAGCTCCCATTATCGGTCACATAGCACCCAATTCTGCTGCAAGCAAAGCAAATCTACAAATCAATGATAAAATTCTTGCTATAAATGGGATTAAAATTCAAAATTTTGAAGAAATTAGTAAATTAATTAGTCTTAATAAAACCACTTTAACCATAGAAAGAAATGGATATATTTTTAACACTCAACTAACACCACAAATGGATGAAGGATATAATGAATTCTATCAAAAAATTCAAAAACCATTGATTGGAATTGCTCCAAAAAATGAATTCGTCACTATTTATCATCAAGGTTTATCTAGTATAAAATATGCTTATAATGAAAGTTTAGATGCCTCATTGCTTATATTTAAAGGTTTAGCAAAAATTATAAGTGGGGAACTTGATCCAAAAAATATGGGCGGTATAATAACCATGGTCGATATAACTTCCAAAGCAACTCATAGCGGAATAGTTGTATTATTTTTAATTACTGCTCTTATCTCCATTAATCTTGGGGTATTAAATTTGTTACCAATTCCTGCTTTAGATGGAGGACATATACTTTTTAATCTCTATGAATTAATTTTTAGAAAAGAAGTTCCTCGTATATGTTTTGAGTATTTAAACTATATTGGAATGGCTTTACTTTTAACCTTAATGATTTTTGTAACCTACAATGATATCATGCGCTTTAAAAATTAA
- the pgsA gene encoding CDP-diacylglycerol--glycerol-3-phosphate 3-phosphatidyltransferase produces MNLPNILAIIRILLSPILFFLLINDFEGIHPSWINYFACVIFSVAALTDFFDGYIARMWNQTTKLGSIIDPLADKMLILAAFLGLLLTHKADPWVIYVILVREFFITGFRVIMVSEQFDVSASFAGKIKTTFQIISIIFLIMEWPFAHELLLLALILTLYSGCEYILAYMKHIKSKG; encoded by the coding sequence ATGAATTTACCTAATATTCTAGCTATTATCAGGATATTGCTTTCGCCGATTTTATTTTTTTTACTTATTAATGATTTTGAAGGCATTCATCCTAGCTGGATTAATTATTTTGCTTGTGTGATATTTAGTGTCGCCGCACTTACTGATTTTTTTGATGGTTATATCGCAAGAATGTGGAATCAGACAACTAAATTAGGATCAATCATCGATCCTTTAGCAGATAAAATGTTAATTCTGGCTGCATTTTTAGGGCTATTACTTACACACAAAGCCGACCCATGGGTAATTTACGTTATACTAGTGAGAGAATTTTTTATTACAGGTTTTAGAGTTATTATGGTAAGTGAGCAATTTGATGTTAGTGCCTCATTTGCAGGAAAAATCAAAACAACATTTCAAATTATTTCTATTATATTTTTGATTATGGAATGGCCTTTCGCTCATGAATTGCTTTTGCTAGCACTGATTTTAACACTTTATTCTGGTTGTGAATATATCTTAGCTTATATGAAACATATCAAATCAAAAGGATAA
- a CDS encoding enoyl-ACP reductase, translating to MDNFFKNKTLVISGGTRGIGKAIVYEFAKAGANVAFTYNSNADLAQDIVKDLEKNYQIKAKAYEFNILEPETYKDLFEKIDQDFDRIDFFISNAIISGRAVVGGYTKFMKLKPRGINNIFTATVNAFVVGAQESAKRMEKNGGGSILSISSTGNLVHIENYAGHGTAKAAVEAMARYAATELGPKNIRVNIVSGGPIDTDALKAFTNYEEVKNATINLSPLNRIGEPQDLAGACLFLCSDKANWITGHTLIVDGGTTFK from the coding sequence ATGGACAATTTTTTTAAAAATAAAACTTTAGTAATTAGCGGTGGAACAAGAGGTATTGGAAAAGCTATAGTATATGAATTTGCAAAAGCTGGTGCAAATGTAGCATTTACATATAATTCCAACGCTGATTTAGCACAAGATATCGTAAAAGATTTAGAAAAAAATTATCAAATTAAAGCAAAAGCTTATGAATTTAATATACTTGAACCTGAAACTTATAAGGATTTATTTGAAAAAATAGATCAAGATTTTGATAGAATAGATTTTTTTATTTCCAACGCTATTATTTCAGGTCGTGCAGTAGTAGGTGGTTATACTAAATTTATGAAACTCAAACCTCGCGGTATTAACAATATTTTTACAGCTACGGTAAATGCTTTTGTAGTTGGTGCTCAAGAATCAGCAAAACGAATGGAAAAAAATGGTGGTGGTAGTATACTTTCTATCTCTTCTACTGGAAATTTAGTTCATATAGAAAACTATGCAGGACACGGTACAGCAAAAGCTGCAGTAGAAGCTATGGCACGCTATGCAGCAACGGAACTTGGTCCTAAAAATATTCGTGTAAATATAGTAAGCGGTGGCCCAATTGATACTGATGCTTTAAAGGCATTTACTAATTATGAAGAAGTAAAAAATGCAACTATCAATCTTAGCCCCTTAAATCGCATAGGAGAACCTCAAGATCTAGCTGGAGCTTGTTTATTTTTATGTTCAGATAAAGCAAATTGGATAACAGGCCATACTCTAATAGTTGATGGTGGAACTACTTTTAAATAA
- the dapA gene encoding 4-hydroxy-tetrahydrodipicolinate synthase — protein MNENIIIGAMTALITPFKNGKLDEQTYYKLIKRQVKNGINAVVPVGTTGESATLTHEEHRICIEIAVDACKDSNVKVLAGAGSNATHEAVGLAKFARDNGADGILSVTPYYNKPTQEGLYLHYKEIAKSVDIPVCLYNVPGRTGCDLHTETIIRLFRDCDNIYGVKEASGSIDKCVDLLAHESKIILLSGEDAINYPILSNGGKGVISVTSNLLPDMISKLTHLALNEKFNEAKKINDELYNINKILFCESNPIPIKAAMYVAGLIPTLEYRLPLCKPSDCNLTKIETIMKNYNIEGF, from the coding sequence ATGAATGAAAATATCATCATAGGTGCAATGACAGCATTGATTACACCATTTAAAAATGGAAAATTAGACGAACAAACTTACTACAAACTTATAAAAAGACAAGTTAAAAATGGGATAAATGCCGTTGTTCCAGTTGGCACCACAGGAGAAAGTGCTACTCTTACACATGAAGAACATCGAATTTGTATAGAAATAGCCGTAGATGCTTGCAAAGATAGCAATGTAAAAGTTTTAGCTGGAGCTGGATCTAATGCTACACACGAAGCTGTAGGACTAGCTAAATTTGCTAGAGATAATGGAGCTGATGGAATTTTGAGTGTTACACCATATTACAACAAACCAACTCAAGAAGGATTATATCTTCACTATAAAGAAATTGCTAAAAGTGTTGATATCCCAGTTTGCTTGTACAATGTTCCAGGAAGAACTGGATGCGATTTGCATACAGAAACTATTATTAGATTATTCAGAGATTGCGATAATATTTATGGCGTAAAAGAAGCTAGTGGGAGTATTGACAAATGTGTTGATTTATTAGCGCATGAATCAAAAATAATACTTTTAAGTGGTGAAGATGCAATTAATTATCCTATACTTTCCAATGGTGGAAAGGGTGTAATTTCAGTTACTTCAAATCTACTTCCTGATATGATTTCAAAATTAACACACTTAGCTTTAAATGAAAAATTTAATGAAGCTAAAAAAATTAACGATGAGTTGTACAACATTAACAAAATTTTATTTTGTGAGAGCAATCCCATACCTATAAAAGCAGCAATGTATGTAGCAGGATTAATCCCTACTTTAGAGTATAGATTACCACTTTGCAAGCCGAGTGATTGCAATTTAACAAAAATAGAAACGATTATGAAAAACTATAATATAGAAGGATTTTAA
- a CDS encoding M16 family metallopeptidase codes for MIEYKKITLDNQLDVYTFPINKKSGVISVDIFYKVGSRNEKMGKSGIAHMLEHLNFKSTKNLKAGEFDEIVKGFGGIDNASTGFDYTHYFIKCSNENLDKSLWLFAELMQNLNLNDKEFQPERDVVLEERRWRTDNNPLGYLYFNLYNHAFSYHPYHWTPIGFFEDIENWTINDIKDFHQKFYQPKNAILIVSGDIDEDEVFKLAKKHFNHIKNTKDIPQIHEKEPIQNGAKRVILHKDNDTQLLALAYKIPPFNHEDIPKLYALSDFLGSGKSSLISEILVDKLGLINEFYAYINDSIDENLFIFICICNENIDAIEVEKELLNIINDIKDAKFDDEILEKIKNNVKSDIIFALNNATSVANIYGSYLAKGDLKPLLKYEENINALNKQDLVDCAKKYFNANTSTTIILKKDEK; via the coding sequence ATGATTGAATATAAGAAAATAACTCTTGATAATCAACTAGATGTCTATACTTTTCCAATCAATAAAAAAAGCGGGGTTATTAGTGTTGATATTTTTTATAAAGTTGGCTCAAGAAATGAAAAAATGGGTAAAAGTGGGATAGCTCATATGCTTGAACACTTAAATTTTAAAAGCACTAAAAATTTAAAAGCTGGAGAATTTGATGAAATCGTCAAAGGCTTTGGTGGCATAGATAACGCAAGTACTGGATTTGATTACACGCATTATTTCATAAAATGTTCTAATGAAAATCTAGATAAATCTTTATGGCTGTTTGCCGAACTAATGCAAAATTTAAATCTAAATGATAAAGAATTTCAACCTGAAAGAGATGTCGTTTTAGAAGAAAGAAGATGGCGAACAGATAATAATCCTTTAGGATATTTATATTTTAATTTATATAATCATGCATTCTCATATCATCCATATCATTGGACCCCTATAGGATTTTTTGAGGACATTGAAAACTGGACCATAAACGATATTAAAGATTTTCATCAAAAATTTTATCAACCTAAAAATGCTATTTTGATCGTAAGTGGAGATATTGATGAAGATGAAGTTTTTAAACTTGCAAAGAAACATTTTAATCATATAAAAAATACCAAAGATATTCCACAAATCCATGAAAAAGAACCGATTCAAAATGGCGCTAAACGCGTAATTTTACACAAAGACAATGATACTCAATTATTAGCCCTAGCGTACAAAATTCCTCCGTTTAATCACGAAGATATACCTAAACTTTATGCATTAAGTGATTTTTTAGGAAGCGGAAAAAGCTCATTAATTAGCGAAATTTTAGTAGATAAATTAGGCTTAATTAATGAATTTTACGCATATATCAACGATAGTATTGATGAGAATTTATTTATTTTTATCTGTATTTGTAATGAAAATATTGACGCAATTGAAGTCGAAAAGGAACTTCTAAACATCATCAACGACATAAAAGATGCCAAATTTGATGATGAAATATTAGAAAAAATTAAAAATAACGTCAAAAGTGATATTATTTTTGCATTAAATAATGCTACCTCCGTTGCAAATATCTACGGATCTTATCTTGCAAAAGGTGATTTAAAACCTTTACTTAAATATGAAGAAAATATTAATGCATTAAACAAGCAGGATTTAGTAGATTGTGCTAAAAAATATTTTAATGCAAATACATCTACAACTATCATTTTAAAAAAGGATGAGAAATGA
- a CDS encoding quinone-dependent dihydroorotate dehydrogenase yields the protein MSYENIKPLLYKLEPEKAHALIEYSMRGLDYIFPGGMSFFTKKYVFNDEILHQKIFNLQFYNPVGLAGGFDKNATMIRPLSAMGFGFLEYGTFTPKAQSGNEKPRLFRLVEQESIQNAMGFNNKGKDAITQNVKKNYPFSVPLVANIGKNKNTPNENAIDDYLTLFKDFKDLCDIFVVNISSPNTKNLRDLQSEEFVNELFKEAKNITNKPIMLKIAPDMNIDNAISLCKNAIKSQADAIIMANTSIDYSLIDNARVFGGISGRLITKKSAHFFKEVAKEIYNETILIASGGIDSAELAYERIKNGASLIQIYTALIFKGPIVVKNINEGLAELLKQDGFHHISEAIGVNFK from the coding sequence ATAAGTTATGAAAATATAAAACCTTTACTTTATAAGCTTGAACCAGAAAAAGCTCATGCTTTAATAGAGTATAGTATGCGAGGTCTTGATTATATTTTCCCAGGTGGAATGAGTTTTTTCACAAAAAAATATGTATTTAATGATGAAATACTCCATCAAAAAATTTTTAATTTGCAATTTTACAATCCAGTTGGCTTAGCTGGTGGGTTTGATAAAAATGCTACTATGATTAGACCTTTAAGTGCTATGGGATTTGGTTTTTTAGAGTATGGAACTTTTACTCCAAAAGCTCAAAGTGGAAATGAAAAACCAAGACTTTTTAGATTAGTAGAACAAGAAAGTATACAAAATGCTATGGGTTTTAACAATAAAGGTAAAGATGCTATAACTCAAAATGTCAAAAAAAATTACCCATTTAGTGTGCCTTTGGTTGCAAATATTGGAAAAAATAAAAATACTCCTAATGAAAATGCTATAGATGATTATTTAACTTTATTTAAAGATTTCAAAGATTTATGTGATATTTTTGTAGTTAATATTTCATCTCCTAATACAAAAAATTTAAGAGATTTACAAAGCGAAGAATTTGTTAATGAACTCTTTAAAGAAGCAAAAAATATTACCAATAAACCTATAATGTTAAAAATAGCTCCTGATATGAACATTGACAATGCTATTTCACTATGTAAAAATGCGATAAAATCACAAGCAGATGCTATTATTATGGCAAATACTAGCATTGATTACTCTTTAATTGATAATGCAAGAGTTTTCGGTGGTATTAGCGGAAGATTAATTACTAAAAAAAGCGCACATTTTTTTAAAGAAGTAGCAAAAGAAATATACAATGAAACTATTCTTATAGCAAGTGGAGGTATTGATAGTGCTGAACTTGCATACGAACGAATTAAAAATGGTGCAAGCTTAATACAAATTTATACAGCTTTAATTTTTAAAGGTCCAATAGTTGTTAAAAACATAAATGAAGGTTTAGCTGAACTTTTAAAACAAGATGGGTTTCATCATATATCTGAAGCCATAGGAGTGAATTTTAAATGA
- a CDS encoding ABC transporter ATP-binding protein, giving the protein MDKNYKEMSFKEVLQRFKPYYKEYWFYFTLAILGMLLASGGTAASAYIIEPILNKIFIEKNTALLYYMPLFVIVVYFLKNLGTYMQIYYISYVGMDILRRLRELVTQNILRLDMDFFHKYRSGELISRCTSDIGALQSIVSSIIPEILRESITTIGLLGVVIYQSPKLAFFALIVIPLAIIPLAIFAKRIKKIGRNTQEKNSDLISRLSEIFSNIELIKAHNADKNEMDKFTKSNNEVCRFALKGIRIEALSSPFMETMGSIGVAIVIIVGGKEVIDGNLSIGAFFSFLTALFLAYTPIKRLSSLFTKLQIAVAASERTFYLLDLKPQICGGNKKLQKDIKSIYFKNVSLSYYENKMVLKDINFYLNKGEILALVGASGGGKSSIINLLMYFYEKNSGEILINNQDISCFDITSLRENISLVTQNIYIFNDTVAQNIAYAKKYDEKRIIEVLKQANAYDFVQELGGITAELKEHGKNLSGGQKQRIAIARALYKNPQILIFDEATSALDNESEKAIVKTIENLKYDHLILIIAHRLSTIENADKIAVLDKGKIAAIGNDEELIQSCEIYQKLKQKVKKNEKIS; this is encoded by the coding sequence ATGGATAAAAATTACAAGGAGATGAGTTTTAAAGAGGTACTACAACGTTTTAAACCTTATTATAAAGAATATTGGTTTTATTTTACACTAGCTATATTAGGTATGCTTTTAGCTAGCGGAGGAACTGCAGCTAGTGCATATATAATAGAACCTATTTTAAATAAAATTTTTATAGAAAAAAACACCGCTTTGCTTTATTATATGCCACTTTTTGTTATTGTAGTCTATTTTTTAAAAAATCTTGGAACATATATGCAAATTTATTATATTTCTTATGTTGGAATGGATATTTTAAGAAGATTAAGAGAGCTTGTTACACAAAATATCTTGCGCTTAGATATGGATTTTTTTCATAAATATAGAAGCGGGGAATTAATTAGCAGGTGCACTTCAGATATTGGAGCCTTACAAAGTATAGTTTCTAGTATAATTCCTGAAATTTTAAGAGAAAGCATTACAACAATTGGACTTTTAGGCGTGGTGATTTATCAAAGTCCTAAATTAGCATTTTTTGCCTTAATTGTCATTCCTTTGGCAATAATTCCACTAGCTATATTTGCAAAAAGAATTAAAAAAATAGGTCGCAACACACAAGAAAAAAATTCTGATTTAATCTCAAGATTAAGTGAAATTTTTTCAAATATAGAGCTTATAAAAGCTCACAATGCTGATAAAAATGAAATGGATAAATTTACAAAAAGCAACAATGAAGTTTGTCGGTTTGCTTTAAAAGGAATTAGAATAGAGGCTTTAAGTAGTCCTTTTATGGAAACTATGGGTTCAATTGGTGTTGCTATTGTTATTATTGTAGGTGGAAAAGAAGTTATTGATGGAAATCTAAGCATAGGAGCATTTTTTAGTTTTTTAACCGCCCTATTTTTAGCCTATACCCCGATTAAAAGACTCTCATCACTCTTTACAAAATTACAAATTGCTGTAGCTGCTAGTGAAAGAACTTTTTATCTATTAGACTTAAAACCCCAAATTTGTGGAGGAAATAAAAAATTACAAAAAGATATTAAAAGTATATACTTTAAAAATGTATCTTTAAGTTATTATGAAAATAAAATGGTTTTAAAAGATATAAATTTTTATCTTAACAAAGGAGAGATTTTAGCCTTAGTTGGCGCAAGTGGTGGCGGAAAATCTTCCATTATAAATCTTTTAATGTATTTTTACGAAAAAAATAGCGGAGAAATTTTAATAAATAATCAAGATATAAGTTGTTTTGATATAACAAGTTTAAGAGAAAACATTTCTTTAGTAACACAAAATATTTATATATTCAATGATACTGTCGCACAAAACATAGCTTATGCAAAAAAATATGATGAAAAAAGAATTATAGAAGTTTTAAAGCAAGCAAATGCTTATGATTTTGTTCAAGAACTTGGAGGAATTACAGCTGAACTTAAAGAACATGGCAAGAATTTATCAGGTGGTCAAAAACAACGTATTGCAATAGCGAGAGCTCTGTATAAGAATCCTCAAATTTTAATTTTTGATGAAGCTACTTCAGCGCTTGATAATGAAAGTGAAAAAGCTATTGTTAAAACTATAGAGAATTTAAAGTACGACCATCTTATATTGATTATAGCTCATAGATTGAGTACTATAGAAAATGCAGATAAAATAGCAGTACTTGATAAAGGAAAAATAGCTGCAATTGGAAACGATGAAGAATTAATACAAAGTTGCGAAATTTATCAAAAATTAAAGCAAAAAGTGAAAAAGAATGAAAAAATTTCCTAA